The following are from one region of the Rhizobacter sp. AJA081-3 genome:
- a CDS encoding DUF3579 domain-containing protein, producing MTENKPREFYIQGLTLEGKTFRPSDWAERLAGAMACFRPDGVQGGIGAYIGYSPYCVPRVVDGVKCVLVNEALRGVEPMAWDFVMHFARDNHLQVVEAGPKRDPK from the coding sequence ATGACCGAGAACAAACCCCGCGAGTTCTATATCCAGGGCCTGACGCTGGAAGGCAAGACCTTCCGCCCGAGTGACTGGGCCGAGCGGCTCGCGGGTGCGATGGCGTGCTTCCGGCCCGACGGCGTGCAGGGCGGCATCGGTGCCTACATCGGCTACTCGCCGTACTGCGTGCCGCGGGTTGTCGACGGGGTGAAGTGCGTGCTCGTCAACGAGGCCCTGCGCGGCGTGGAGCCGATGGCCTGGGACTTCGTGATGCACTTCGCCCGTGACAACCACCTGCAGGTCGTCGAGGCGGGCCCGAAGCGCGACCCGAAATGA
- a CDS encoding aspartate aminotransferase family protein, with protein sequence MNAPEKLPTSREPHVMKTYGRLPIALSHGRGCWVWDTEGKKYLDGLGGIAVNTLGHAHPKLVPALQEQIAKLIHSSNYYLVPLQEQLAAKLCELSGLTNVFFCSTGLEANEAALKIARKFGHDKGIDRPEIVVYEKAFHGRSIATLSATGNPKVQAGFGPLVEGFPRVPLNDVGAIEALAKTNPNIVAVFLEVIQGEGGINPATTDYLRAVRKLCDDKGWLLMLDEVQCGIGRTGKWFAHQWAGIQPDVMPLAKGLGSGVPVGAVVCGPRAADVFGPGNHGTTFGGNPLSMRAGVETLRIMEEEGLLANAATVGAALKAGLQRELAGVAGVVEIRGQGLMLGIELARPCGELLGRAAEAGLLLSVTADKVIRLVPSLILTADEAAQMVAILAPLIKRFLAEPAK encoded by the coding sequence ATGAATGCCCCGGAAAAGCTGCCCACGAGCCGTGAACCGCACGTGATGAAGACCTACGGCCGTCTGCCGATCGCGCTGTCGCACGGCCGAGGCTGCTGGGTCTGGGACACCGAAGGCAAGAAGTACCTCGACGGCCTGGGCGGCATCGCGGTGAACACCCTGGGGCATGCGCACCCCAAGCTGGTGCCTGCGCTGCAGGAGCAGATCGCCAAGCTGATCCACAGCTCCAACTACTACCTGGTGCCGCTGCAGGAGCAGCTTGCCGCCAAGCTGTGCGAGTTGTCGGGCCTGACCAATGTGTTCTTCTGCAGCACGGGACTCGAAGCCAACGAAGCGGCGCTGAAGATCGCGCGCAAGTTCGGACACGACAAGGGCATCGACCGCCCTGAGATCGTCGTCTACGAGAAGGCGTTTCACGGCCGCTCGATCGCCACGCTGTCGGCCACCGGCAACCCCAAGGTGCAGGCCGGCTTCGGCCCGCTGGTCGAGGGCTTCCCGCGCGTGCCGCTGAACGACGTTGGCGCGATCGAGGCACTCGCGAAGACGAACCCGAACATCGTTGCCGTGTTCCTGGAGGTGATCCAGGGCGAAGGCGGCATCAATCCGGCCACCACCGACTACCTGCGCGCCGTGCGCAAGCTGTGCGACGACAAGGGCTGGCTGCTGATGCTCGACGAGGTGCAGTGCGGCATCGGCCGCACCGGCAAGTGGTTCGCGCACCAATGGGCCGGCATCCAGCCCGACGTGATGCCGCTGGCCAAGGGCCTGGGCTCGGGCGTGCCGGTGGGTGCCGTGGTGTGCGGCCCGCGTGCGGCCGACGTGTTCGGCCCCGGCAACCACGGCACCACCTTCGGCGGCAACCCGCTGTCGATGAGGGCCGGCGTCGAGACGCTGCGCATCATGGAGGAAGAAGGCCTGCTGGCCAACGCGGCCACCGTCGGCGCCGCGCTGAAGGCCGGGCTGCAGCGCGAGCTCGCCGGCGTGGCCGGTGTGGTCGAGATCCGCGGCCAGGGCCTGATGCTGGGCATCGAACTGGCCCGCCCCTGCGGCGAACTGCTCGGCCGCGCGGCCGAGGCCGGCCTGCTTCTGTCGGTCACCGCCGACAAGGTGATCCGCCTCGTGCCCTCGCTCATCCTCACGGCCGACGAGGCCGCGCAGATGGTGGCCATCCTCGCGCCGCTGATCAAGCGCTTCCTGGCCGAGCCGGCGAAGTAG
- the argF gene encoding ornithine carbamoyltransferase, whose translation MKPGMSLMKHYLQFKDLRAEEYAYLFERTAIIKRRFKNYEKYQPLVDRTLAMIFEKASTRTRVSFEAGMYQMGGSVVHLTTGDSQLGRAEPVEDSARVISRMVDIVMIRTYEQSKLEAFAAHSRVPVINGLTNEYHPCQILADIFTFIEQRGSIQGKTVAWVGDGNNMANTWLQAADILGFTLHVSTPGGYEIDPKMAGVNNPDCVKTFRNPFSACEGAHLVTTDVWTSMGYEAENEARQKAFADWCVDRQMMATAQPDALFMHCLPAHRGEEVEAEVIDGPQSVVWDEAENRMHAQKALMEYLLLGRIG comes from the coding sequence ATGAAACCCGGCATGAGCCTGATGAAGCACTACCTGCAGTTCAAGGACCTGCGTGCCGAGGAGTACGCCTACCTGTTCGAGCGCACCGCGATCATCAAGCGCCGCTTCAAGAACTACGAGAAGTACCAGCCGCTGGTCGACCGCACGCTGGCGATGATCTTCGAGAAGGCCAGCACGCGCACGCGCGTCAGCTTCGAGGCCGGCATGTACCAGATGGGCGGCTCGGTGGTGCACCTGACCACCGGCGACAGCCAGCTCGGCCGCGCCGAGCCGGTGGAAGACAGCGCGCGCGTGATCAGCCGCATGGTCGACATCGTGATGATCCGCACCTACGAGCAGAGCAAGCTCGAGGCCTTCGCGGCGCATTCGCGCGTGCCGGTGATCAACGGCCTGACCAACGAGTACCACCCCTGCCAGATCCTGGCCGACATCTTCACTTTCATCGAGCAGCGCGGCTCGATCCAGGGCAAGACGGTGGCCTGGGTCGGCGACGGCAACAACATGGCCAACACCTGGCTGCAGGCGGCCGACATCCTCGGCTTCACGCTGCACGTCAGCACGCCCGGCGGCTACGAGATCGACCCGAAGATGGCCGGGGTGAACAATCCGGACTGCGTGAAGACCTTTCGCAACCCGTTCAGCGCCTGCGAAGGTGCCCACCTCGTGACGACCGATGTCTGGACCAGCATGGGCTACGAGGCCGAGAACGAAGCGCGCCAGAAGGCCTTCGCCGACTGGTGCGTGGACCGCCAGATGATGGCCACGGCGCAGCCCGACGCCCTGTTCATGCATTGCCTGCCGGCGCACCGCGGCGAGGAAGTCGAGGCCGAGGTCATCGACGGGCCGCAGTCGGTGGTCTGGGACGAGGCCGAGAACCGCATGCACGCGCAGAAAGCGCTGATGGAATACCTGCTGCTCGGTCGCATCGGCTGA
- a CDS encoding metallophosphoesterase, producing MRLALVTDLHANRESVEAVMAHAKEQGAERFAFLGDFVGYGADPGFVVDLIREHVARGAIAVMGNHDAAVVQGPLPTMIPEARQVVAWTRERLDAEQLGFLATLPMSASDGDRLYVHANAFAPAEWCYVLGRMEAVRSLQATSARFTFCGHVHDPKLFHLTATGKIGDFVPSAGMPIPLSEQRRWLIIPGSAGQPRDGNPAACYATFDTSSSTLTYFRVPYDTESAGAKIRAAGLPQRLASRLEHGE from the coding sequence ATGAGACTCGCCCTCGTCACCGACCTGCACGCCAACCGCGAGTCGGTGGAGGCGGTGATGGCGCATGCGAAGGAGCAAGGGGCCGAGCGCTTCGCCTTCCTCGGCGACTTCGTCGGCTACGGCGCCGACCCGGGCTTCGTGGTCGACCTGATCCGCGAGCACGTGGCGCGCGGCGCGATCGCGGTGATGGGCAACCACGACGCCGCCGTCGTGCAGGGCCCGCTGCCCACGATGATCCCCGAGGCGCGCCAGGTGGTCGCCTGGACGCGCGAGCGGCTCGACGCCGAACAGCTCGGCTTTCTCGCCACGCTGCCGATGTCGGCCAGCGACGGCGACCGCCTCTACGTGCACGCCAACGCCTTCGCGCCGGCTGAATGGTGCTACGTGCTCGGCCGCATGGAAGCGGTACGCAGCCTGCAGGCCACCTCGGCACGCTTCACCTTCTGCGGCCACGTGCACGACCCGAAGCTGTTCCACCTGACAGCCACCGGCAAGATCGGCGACTTCGTGCCCAGCGCCGGCATGCCGATCCCGCTGTCGGAACAGCGCCGCTGGCTGATCATCCCCGGCTCGGCCGGTCAGCCGCGCGACGGCAATCCGGCCGCCTGCTACGCCACTTTCGACACGAGCAGTTCCACGCTCACCTACTTCCGCGTGCCCTACGACACCGAGTCGGCCGGCGCGAAGATCCGCGCCGCCGGCCTGCCGCAGCGCCTGGCCAGCCGTCTCGAACATGGCGAATGA
- a CDS encoding bifunctional serine/threonine-protein kinase/universal stress protein — MANDEENTTARRLEAGQVIDGFRLEERTHQGGMANLWRVTRVEGDDGTPLMMKVPRIKGGDDPATIVGFEVEQMIMPTLAGQHVPKFVAKGDFTRQPYIVMEHVPGQSLRARFDAAPLPLDEVVQVGIKVATALHDLHRQHVVHLDVKPSNIMFRPSGEAVLVDFGLSRHDLLPDLLDEEFELPMGTGPYMSPEQVQFVRNDPRSDLFALGVLLYHLATGERPFGSPSTVRGLRQRLYREPVPPRVLRADMPAWQQELILRCLEVKPEKRHQSAAQLAFELQHPDQVTLTERANRLQRSGGLTTLKRWFSAVGGEPVAHASAAEQAERSPILLAAVDVAHATPALLEAVRHTAQRLLQTEPGARLACLAVMKTNRIATDELMEADGSSKHVNLLVQLKHWAHPLQRALDPNRELQAGRITYHVLEAPDAADAIVEYARKNQVDHVVMGARSSGGLRRYLGSVSAQVAAQCDCTVTVVRAAAED, encoded by the coding sequence ATGGCGAATGACGAAGAGAACACCACCGCGCGCCGGCTCGAAGCCGGCCAGGTGATCGACGGCTTCCGGCTCGAGGAGCGCACCCACCAGGGCGGCATGGCCAACCTGTGGCGCGTCACGCGCGTCGAGGGCGACGACGGCACGCCGCTGATGATGAAGGTGCCGCGCATCAAGGGCGGCGACGACCCGGCCACCATCGTCGGCTTCGAGGTCGAGCAGATGATCATGCCGACGCTCGCGGGCCAGCACGTGCCGAAGTTCGTCGCCAAGGGCGACTTCACGCGCCAGCCCTACATCGTGATGGAGCACGTGCCCGGCCAGTCGCTGCGCGCGCGCTTCGACGCCGCGCCGCTGCCGCTGGACGAGGTGGTGCAGGTGGGCATCAAGGTCGCCACCGCGCTGCACGACCTGCATCGCCAGCATGTCGTGCACCTCGACGTGAAGCCGAGCAACATCATGTTCCGCCCGTCCGGCGAAGCCGTGCTCGTCGACTTCGGCCTGTCGCGCCACGACCTGCTGCCCGACCTGCTCGACGAGGAGTTCGAGCTGCCCATGGGCACCGGCCCGTACATGTCGCCCGAGCAGGTGCAGTTCGTGCGCAACGACCCGCGCAGCGACCTGTTCGCGCTCGGCGTGCTGCTCTACCACCTGGCCACCGGCGAGCGACCCTTCGGTTCGCCCAGCACGGTGCGCGGGCTGCGCCAACGGCTTTACCGCGAGCCGGTGCCGCCGCGCGTGCTGCGCGCCGACATGCCGGCGTGGCAGCAGGAACTGATCCTGCGCTGCCTCGAGGTCAAGCCGGAGAAGCGCCACCAGAGTGCAGCGCAGCTGGCCTTCGAACTGCAGCACCCGGACCAGGTCACGCTCACCGAGCGCGCCAACCGCCTGCAGCGCAGCGGCGGGCTGACCACGCTCAAGCGCTGGTTCTCGGCGGTCGGCGGCGAGCCGGTGGCCCATGCCAGCGCCGCCGAGCAGGCCGAACGCAGCCCGATCCTGCTGGCGGCCGTCGACGTGGCCCACGCCACGCCGGCCCTGCTGGAGGCCGTGCGCCACACCGCGCAGCGCCTGCTGCAGACCGAGCCCGGCGCGCGCCTGGCCTGCCTGGCGGTGATGAAGACCAACCGCATCGCCACCGACGAACTGATGGAAGCCGACGGCAGCAGCAAGCACGTCAACCTGCTCGTGCAGCTCAAGCACTGGGCGCACCCGCTGCAGCGCGCGCTCGACCCGAATCGCGAACTGCAGGCCGGGCGCATCACCTACCACGTGCTCGAAGCGCCGGATGCGGCCGACGCGATCGTCGAGTACGCGCGCAAGAACCAGGTCGACCACGTCGTGATGGGCGCGCGCAGCAGCGGCGGCCTGCGGCGCTACCTGGGCAGCGTGTCGGCGCAAGTGGCGGCGCAGTGCGATTGCACCGTCACCGTGGTGCGCGCCGCCGCCGAAGACTGA
- a CDS encoding YkgJ family cysteine cluster protein, with the protein MEDNACTRCGACCASFRVDFAREELDANGGTVPEGLTVDLNDFTCRMRGTDHASPRCAALIGTVGVRAACGIHEWRPSPCREFGLRAPMGLGDEACARARARHGLPPLPH; encoded by the coding sequence GTGGAAGACAACGCCTGCACGCGCTGCGGCGCCTGCTGCGCGAGCTTCCGCGTCGACTTCGCGCGCGAGGAGCTCGATGCCAACGGCGGCACGGTGCCCGAGGGCCTGACGGTCGATCTGAACGATTTCACCTGCCGCATGCGCGGCACCGACCACGCCTCGCCGCGCTGCGCGGCCCTGATCGGCACGGTGGGCGTGCGGGCGGCTTGCGGCATCCACGAGTGGCGGCCGTCGCCCTGCCGCGAGTTCGGGTTGCGCGCGCCGATGGGCCTGGGCGACGAGGCCTGCGCCCGTGCGCGGGCTCGCCACGGCCTGCCGCCACTGCCGCATTGA
- a CDS encoding transglutaminase family protein yields the protein MPGPVRYRVEHETRYAYDAPVSQSWQRARLTPRSLPWQKLLVHAIDIDPRPDERHDGPDAFGNTVTHFGLHGAHRRLRVRMHGEVEVGARPLIVEAPHSWEAARPALRQASAAFDLDAARMCEPTALLPLSDAARHYAAPSFARGRDWLAAVSELMHRIHADFEFEPGATTVSTSVDEVLHQKSGVCQDFAHLMLACLRGFGLAARYVSGYLLTEPPPGQPRLMGVDASHAWVAAWSPQHGWVEFDPTNDQLADQRYITLAWGADFADVVPLRGVILGGGTQVMDVAVSVMPVEG from the coding sequence ATGCCAGGCCCCGTGCGCTACCGCGTCGAGCACGAGACGCGCTACGCTTACGACGCACCGGTGTCGCAGTCGTGGCAGCGCGCCCGCCTCACGCCGCGCAGCCTGCCGTGGCAGAAGCTGCTGGTGCATGCCATCGACATCGATCCGCGCCCGGACGAGCGGCACGACGGACCCGATGCCTTCGGCAACACCGTCACCCACTTCGGCCTGCACGGCGCGCACCGCCGGCTGCGCGTGCGCATGCATGGCGAGGTGGAGGTGGGCGCGCGGCCCTTGATCGTCGAGGCGCCGCACTCCTGGGAAGCGGCGCGGCCGGCGCTGCGCCAGGCCAGCGCGGCGTTCGACCTGGACGCGGCGCGCATGTGCGAGCCCACCGCGCTGCTGCCGCTGTCGGACGCAGCCCGCCACTACGCCGCGCCTTCGTTCGCGCGCGGGCGCGACTGGCTGGCGGCCGTGAGCGAGCTGATGCACCGCATCCACGCTGACTTCGAGTTCGAGCCGGGCGCCACCACCGTCAGCACCTCGGTCGACGAGGTGCTGCACCAGAAGAGCGGCGTCTGCCAGGACTTCGCCCACCTGATGCTGGCCTGCCTGCGCGGCTTCGGCCTGGCGGCGCGCTATGTGTCGGGCTACCTGCTCACCGAGCCGCCGCCCGGCCAGCCCCGCCTGATGGGGGTGGATGCCTCCCACGCCTGGGTGGCGGCCTGGTCGCCGCAGCACGGCTGGGTGGAGTTCGACCCCACCAACGACCAGCTCGCCGACCAGCGCTACATCACGCTGGCCTGGGGCGCCGACTTCGCCGACGTGGTGCCGCTGCGCGGCGTGATCCTCGGCGGCGGCACGCAGGTGATGGACGTGGCCGTGAGCGTGATGCCGGTCGAAGGCTGA